The genomic stretch CTGCTGCCGACGCCATGACCGTCAACACCCGTAAGACCAAGATGACCTCCTTCATGTTCGGGGCCTTCTGGGCCGGGGTGGCAGGGGGCCTGTATGCTCATATTTACAGCTTTATAAGTCCGGGCGGTTTCGGTATCAGGAGACTGGCTGAAATGCTGGCCATGGTCTACTTCGGCGGCCTCAACTCCATTGTCGGCTCCATTGTCGGCGCGGTCAGCATCTCTGTGCTCAGCGAGGCCCTGCGCCCGCTGGAGCTTTTCAAGTGGATCATCATCCCGTTGATTCTCATTCTCATCATGATCTTCCGGCCTCACGGCCTGATTTCCTTTACTGAACTGAATGTTCGGAAACTGATGCGACCGAAGAAGCGAGAACGTTCAATATAAAGGAAAAACTGTTGGGGTTCGCTCCTCAACACAGCCTGCGCCACTACGCTAATATACGACATATGATAAAAAAATCATTTATTTGGCTAGCAAGCATTCTTGTCTTTATCAGTCTGCTGACGGAGACGGTTTATCAGTTTCTGAGCATGGAAACGACCGAGGCGGCGGTTGTCAACAACTGCGTCGTGCTGGTGTTTGGCTGGCCGACTGAAGAGAACGGAACCCTGCATCCAATGCAGCGATTTCGGGTGAAGGCCGGGGTTGCAGTCTATAAGCAGCAACAATGCCGTCAGATCATCTTCTCCGGCGGCGCAGCTCAGAACAGATATGTTGAGGGGCAGACGATGGCGGCGTATGCACGTATCCTTGGTGTACAGGAAAATGCCATTTCCGTGGAGCCGAACTCGCACACAACCTGGGAGAACCTCGGCTGTTCAGCAGCATATTTGGAAGCAGCAGAGCGCGTCTTCCTCGTGTCCGACAGTCTCCATGCCCACCGAGCAAAACGATACGCCTGCCGCCAGAATCCAAGTCTTTGCGCAAAAAGCAAAGCTGCCGGAGCAAATCCTCCTGCCGCACTCTTCGGGTGGAAGGTGCTCAATGCTGTGCATGAACTTATTGATTGGGGGCGGGATGCTCTCCTCTACAGGGAGGCGGAGGACAACGCTCCGCTCTGCAAGGCAGTAGCGTCTCATCCTCATCATGATCTTCCGGCCCCACGGCCTGATTTCCTTTACTGAACGCAATGTCCGAAAACTGATGCGGCCCAAGGAGTAAGCGAATAAGCGTAAACGATCAATCCGGCCAAGTCGCCAAATAACAGGGTGAAACACAATGCACGACTACGATATCGGCATTATCGGCGGCGGAGCCGCAGGCTTAACCATTGCTTCCGGCGC from Candidatus Electrothrix communis encodes the following:
- a CDS encoding YdcF family protein; protein product: MIKKSFIWLASILVFISLLTETVYQFLSMETTEAAVVNNCVVLVFGWPTEENGTLHPMQRFRVKAGVAVYKQQQCRQIIFSGGAAQNRYVEGQTMAAYARILGVQENAISVEPNSHTTWENLGCSAAYLEAAERVFLVSDSLHAHRAKRYACRQNPSLCAKSKAAGANPPAALFGWKVLNAVHELIDWGRDALLYREAEDNAPLCKAVASHPHHDLPAPRPDFLY